A part of Pectobacterium cacticida genomic DNA contains:
- a CDS encoding H-NS family nucleoid-associated regulatory protein translates to MSEALKVLNNIRTLRAQARETDLATLEEMLEKLTAVVEDRREEEASVQQQNAARQAKIEALRAQLLEDGIDPSELLGAVSTVKLGKSKRAPRPAKYKYVDENGNEKFWTGQGRTPKAIAVAIENGKKLEDFEI, encoded by the coding sequence ATGAGCGAAGCGTTAAAAGTATTAAACAATATTCGGACTCTGCGTGCTCAGGCGCGTGAAACCGATCTGGCCACCTTAGAAGAAATGCTGGAAAAGCTCACTGCCGTTGTAGAAGATCGCCGTGAAGAAGAGGCCAGTGTACAGCAACAAAATGCTGCACGTCAGGCCAAGATTGAAGCGCTTCGTGCTCAGCTTCTTGAAGATGGTATCGATCCATCTGAATTGCTTGGCGCAGTCTCTACTGTCAAGTTAGGGAAATCTAAACGTGCGCCTCGTCCTGCGAAATATAAATATGTCGATGAAAACGGCAATGAAAAGTTTTGGACGGGCCAGGGCCGCACGCCGAAAGCGATTGCTGTTGCGATTGAGAACGGTAAAAAGCTGGAAGATTTCGAGATCTGA
- a CDS encoding LacI family DNA-binding transcriptional regulator has product MKSPKPPRAPTLEDVARSAGLSPMTVSRALNTPQLVRPKTVEKVMLAVRATGYIPNALAGGLATRRSKLIAVVVPQINNNMFVDTIQSLSDELALRGYHILLCVAGYTEQTEAELVATLLSRRPDGVVLTGIHHSAELKKIILNAAIPVIEIWDLTPTPLDMLVGFSHEKVGQTIGEFILRKGYRRPGLIWTGDRRAAQRKQGLCGVLTHQGISLVAQVDVPLPASLSMGREGLAKIFAESDVDVVVCSSDTLAQGAIMEAESRGYQVPKHVAVIGFGDLDFSASNRPAITTVNVDRRAIGQRAAALLADKIEHLTNNDVIIDVGFRLIEREST; this is encoded by the coding sequence GTGAAGAGCCCCAAACCGCCGCGCGCCCCTACGCTGGAAGATGTTGCCCGTAGTGCAGGGCTATCGCCTATGACGGTGAGCCGTGCGCTCAACACGCCACAGCTTGTACGGCCGAAGACCGTTGAGAAAGTGATGCTCGCCGTGCGCGCGACGGGCTATATTCCTAATGCGTTGGCGGGAGGGCTTGCTACCCGGCGCAGCAAGTTGATCGCGGTTGTTGTTCCTCAAATCAACAATAATATGTTTGTCGACACCATCCAGTCGCTTAGCGATGAGCTTGCCCTGCGTGGGTATCATATTTTGCTCTGCGTGGCGGGGTATACAGAACAAACGGAAGCAGAGCTGGTTGCCACCTTACTATCGCGTCGTCCTGATGGCGTGGTGCTGACGGGCATCCATCATTCGGCTGAACTTAAGAAAATCATTCTTAATGCGGCGATCCCGGTCATTGAAATTTGGGATCTTACGCCGACGCCCCTTGATATGTTAGTGGGTTTCTCTCATGAAAAGGTTGGGCAAACCATTGGGGAATTTATCTTGCGCAAAGGCTATCGTCGTCCCGGATTGATTTGGACGGGAGATCGGCGTGCAGCCCAACGTAAACAGGGATTATGCGGAGTGTTGACGCACCAAGGCATTAGCCTGGTTGCCCAAGTTGATGTTCCGCTACCGGCCTCGCTTTCTATGGGGCGAGAAGGGCTGGCGAAAATCTTTGCAGAAAGTGACGTTGATGTTGTTGTGTGTAGCTCAGATACCTTGGCGCAGGGCGCCATCATGGAAGCCGAAAGCCGAGGTTACCAGGTTCCAAAGCATGTGGCGGTAATTGGCTTTGGCGATCTTGATTTTTCAGCCAGTAACCGCCCGGCGATCACAACCGTCAATGTTGACCGACGCGCCATTGGGCAGCGAGCGGCAGCCCTATTAGCGGACAAGATCGAACACCTTACTAACAATGACGTGATTATCGATGTAGGTTTCCGTTTGATTGAACGGGAATCGACTTAG
- a CDS encoding L-talarate/galactarate dehydratase, whose product MSLSANSETVSYAKVENAKTAAETGDRIVWVKLSLAFLPLGTPVSDAKVLTGRQKPLTEVAIIIAEIRTRDGFEGVGFSYSKRAGGQGIYAHAKEIADNLLGEDPNDIDKIYTKLLWAGASVGRSGMAVQAISPIDIALWDMKAKRAGLPLAKLLGAHRDSVQCYNTSGGFLHTPLDQVLKNVVISRENGIGGIKLKVGQPNCAEDIRRLTAVREALGDDFPLMVDANQQWDRETAIRMGRKMEQFNLIWIEEPLDAYDVEGHAQLAAALDTPIATGEMLTSFREHEQLILGNASDYVQPDAPRVGGISPFLKIMDLAAKHGRKLAPHFAMEVHLHLAAAYPLEPWLEHFEWLNPLFNEQLELRNGRMWVSDRHGLGFTLSEQARSWTQLSCEFGKRP is encoded by the coding sequence ATGTCTTTAAGCGCTAATTCCGAAACCGTGTCATACGCCAAGGTAGAAAACGCCAAAACCGCCGCCGAAACAGGCGACCGTATCGTGTGGGTAAAACTATCACTCGCTTTCTTACCGCTTGGTACACCGGTCAGCGACGCAAAAGTATTAACCGGACGGCAAAAACCGTTAACAGAAGTGGCAATTATCATTGCGGAAATTCGCACGCGTGACGGGTTTGAAGGCGTAGGTTTCAGCTATTCCAAGCGTGCCGGTGGCCAAGGTATTTATGCGCATGCGAAAGAAATTGCCGACAATTTACTCGGAGAAGACCCGAACGATATAGACAAGATCTATACAAAACTGCTTTGGGCGGGTGCTTCCGTCGGGCGTAGCGGCATGGCAGTTCAGGCTATTTCCCCCATTGATATCGCACTTTGGGATATGAAGGCCAAGCGTGCGGGACTGCCGCTGGCAAAACTGCTAGGCGCTCACCGCGATTCTGTACAGTGTTACAACACCTCAGGCGGTTTCCTGCATACTCCGCTCGATCAGGTGCTAAAGAATGTCGTGATTTCGCGCGAAAACGGCATCGGCGGCATCAAACTGAAAGTGGGGCAACCCAACTGCGCCGAAGATATTCGCCGCCTCACCGCGGTTCGCGAAGCACTGGGTGACGATTTCCCATTAATGGTCGATGCCAACCAGCAGTGGGATCGTGAAACGGCCATTCGCATGGGGCGTAAGATGGAACAGTTTAATCTGATCTGGATTGAAGAACCGCTCGACGCCTATGACGTTGAAGGGCACGCCCAGCTTGCCGCAGCGCTCGACACCCCTATCGCAACCGGCGAAATGCTGACCAGTTTTCGTGAACACGAACAGCTTATCCTGGGGAACGCCAGCGACTATGTACAACCGGATGCGCCGCGCGTCGGAGGTATCTCTCCCTTCCTGAAAATTATGGATCTCGCCGCAAAACATGGGCGCAAACTAGCCCCGCATTTTGCGATGGAAGTCCATCTGCATCTCGCAGCGGCTTACCCGCTTGAGCCATGGCTGGAACATTTCGAATGGCTGAACCCGCTATTTAATGAGCAACTTGAATTACGTAATGGCCGCATGTGGGTATCCGATCGCCACGGCCTGGGATTCACGCTTAGTGAACAGGCGCGTAGCTGGACGCAATTAAGCTGTGAGTTTGGCAAACGACCTTAA
- a CDS encoding MFS transporter, which produces MNTIIKRTKVRYSILVFLFLATVFNYADRATLSVVAPIMSKELNFDPEAMGLAFSSFGIAYVIMQLPGGWLLDRYGSRLVYGCALIGWSLITMLQGTIYLYASPLLVLVILRLLMGAIEAPAFPANSRLSVQWFPNNERGFVTSVYQAAQYISLGIVTPLMTIILHNLSWHFVFYYIGAIGIVLGIFWLTKVKDPMHHPKVNQQEIDYIRDGGGEPSLGSKKEPQKITLSQFKSVCLNRMMIGVYIGQFCVTSITWFFLTWFPTYLYQAKGMSILKVGFVASIPAIAGFIGGLLGGVFSDFLLKRGYSLTIARKLPVICGMLLSCIIIIANYTSSEFVVIAAMSLAFFAKGFGNLGWCILSDTSPKEVLGIAGGVFNMCGNMASIVTPLVIGIILANTQSFDFAILYVGAMGLTGLISYLFIVGPLERITLTPSAA; this is translated from the coding sequence ATGAACACAATAATAAAGCGCACTAAAGTGCGCTACAGTATTCTCGTATTTTTATTTCTTGCTACCGTATTTAATTATGCCGACCGCGCAACGTTATCTGTCGTCGCGCCAATAATGAGTAAAGAGTTAAACTTCGATCCAGAGGCAATGGGGTTAGCCTTTTCTTCATTCGGTATCGCATACGTTATCATGCAACTGCCAGGAGGCTGGCTGCTAGACAGGTATGGCTCCCGGTTGGTTTATGGCTGCGCACTCATTGGCTGGTCGCTGATAACCATGCTCCAGGGGACTATTTATCTGTATGCCAGCCCATTATTAGTATTAGTTATCCTGCGTCTGCTAATGGGAGCAATCGAAGCACCGGCTTTCCCCGCTAATAGTCGGCTGAGTGTACAATGGTTTCCAAATAATGAACGTGGATTCGTCACTTCGGTTTATCAGGCGGCGCAATATATTTCCCTGGGAATTGTAACGCCACTGATGACTATTATTCTTCATAACCTAAGTTGGCACTTCGTTTTTTATTATATTGGCGCGATTGGAATAGTACTTGGAATATTTTGGCTCACTAAAGTCAAAGATCCGATGCATCACCCCAAGGTCAACCAGCAAGAAATTGATTATATTCGCGACGGCGGCGGTGAACCCTCGCTGGGAAGTAAAAAGGAACCCCAGAAAATTACGCTCTCACAATTTAAGAGTGTTTGTCTGAATCGAATGATGATTGGCGTTTATATCGGCCAGTTTTGCGTCACCTCCATCACCTGGTTCTTCCTGACATGGTTTCCGACATATCTCTATCAGGCAAAGGGCATGTCTATTCTTAAAGTGGGCTTTGTCGCCAGTATCCCAGCGATTGCAGGATTCATCGGCGGCTTGCTTGGCGGCGTGTTCTCTGATTTTTTATTAAAACGCGGCTACAGCCTGACCATCGCGCGTAAATTGCCGGTTATCTGTGGCATGTTACTTTCTTGCATCATTATTATCGCCAACTACACCTCTTCTGAATTTGTTGTCATTGCCGCGATGAGCCTGGCTTTCTTTGCTAAAGGTTTTGGCAATTTGGGCTGGTGCATATTGAGCGATACCTCCCCCAAAGAGGTTCTGGGTATTGCTGGCGGTGTGTTCAATATGTGCGGCAACATGGCAAGTATTGTTACCCCGTTGGTCATTGGCATCATCCTGGCCAATACGCAGTCCTTTGACTTTGCCATCCTATACGTTGGCGCAATGGGGCTGACTGGCTTGATTTCTTACCTGTTTATCGTTGGGCCGCTGGAGCGTATCACGCTAACGCCTTCCGCGGCCTGA
- a CDS encoding aromatic amino acid transaminase: protein MFEHVENYPGDPILSLMDDYQRDERAQKVNLSIGFYYDERGQVPVLNSVRRAKALVDMQPAMANLYLPMEGHPGFRKAVQTYLFGEREAMDDARICTIQSLGGSGALRVGADFLKRYYPTSQVWVSDPTWDNHVAIFANAGFQVNRYPYLDECGKDIDFVRMINVFDSLPANSIVLLHACCHNPTGMDLSAQQWDTLYALFRKRSIIPFLDAAYLGLGSGLPEDVYSIRALARSGIAGLVSNSFSKVFSLYGERVGSLSVICESVDIAQRVMGQLKGTVRANYSNPPRHGAELVATIFSNADLSASWREELDAMRTRMLQMRQALFDKVKALNPTLDVGYLLKQKGMFSYTGLHAEAVDRIRERHGVYLIRSGRMCVAGLNDSNLEAVAEALSDL, encoded by the coding sequence ATGTTTGAACACGTCGAGAATTATCCCGGAGATCCGATCCTATCTTTAATGGATGACTATCAGCGCGATGAGCGCGCGCAAAAAGTTAACCTCAGTATCGGCTTCTACTACGACGAGCGGGGCCAGGTGCCCGTGCTCAATTCGGTCAGGCGAGCTAAAGCGCTGGTCGATATGCAGCCTGCCATGGCTAACTTGTACCTACCGATGGAGGGGCATCCAGGATTCCGTAAAGCCGTTCAGACCTATCTTTTCGGCGAACGAGAGGCGATGGATGACGCGCGTATCTGCACCATCCAATCTCTCGGAGGGTCTGGCGCATTACGTGTCGGGGCTGATTTTCTCAAACGCTACTATCCAACCTCTCAAGTTTGGGTCAGCGATCCAACATGGGATAACCACGTAGCCATCTTCGCCAATGCCGGTTTTCAGGTGAACCGTTATCCGTATTTAGATGAGTGTGGCAAAGACATTGATTTCGTGCGCATGATCAACGTTTTTGATTCCTTGCCCGCTAACAGTATCGTGCTGCTACACGCGTGTTGCCATAATCCAACGGGCATGGATCTTTCAGCACAGCAATGGGATACGCTTTACGCCTTGTTCCGTAAGCGTTCGATTATTCCATTTCTTGATGCCGCCTATCTGGGCCTCGGTAGTGGTTTACCCGAAGACGTTTATTCCATTCGCGCATTGGCGCGTTCCGGAATCGCCGGTCTTGTGAGCAATTCTTTTTCCAAGGTGTTTTCGCTATACGGCGAACGTGTTGGCTCACTTTCGGTCATTTGTGAAAGCGTGGACATCGCACAACGGGTTATGGGGCAGTTAAAAGGCACCGTGCGTGCAAACTATTCCAATCCGCCTCGACATGGGGCCGAGCTGGTAGCCACAATTTTTTCTAATGCCGACCTGAGCGCGTCCTGGCGCGAGGAGCTCGACGCTATGCGCACACGCATGCTTCAGATGCGGCAGGCATTGTTCGATAAGGTGAAAGCGCTAAATCCTACGCTAGACGTAGGTTATCTGCTGAAGCAAAAAGGCATGTTTAGTTACACTGGGCTACATGCAGAAGCGGTCGACCGTATTCGTGAGCGACATGGCGTGTACCTGATCCGCAGTGGGCGTATGTGCGTGGCGGGTTTGAACGACTCGAATCTGGAGGCCGTTGCCGAGGCGCTTTCCGATCTTTGA
- a CDS encoding thiamine pyrophosphate-dependent enzyme, with amino-acid sequence MKTDYEAVQQLTGGDAVVKSLRVHGVDTVFALPGAQIYGLTDALARHSEAIRTLGARHEQTTAYMAFGYARSTGRPGVFTVVPGPGILNASAAMLTAHGCNTPVLALTGDVMSGFKDRGRGQLHEMPRQLDVLQHIGKWAAHIEQPTDAPWQIAQAFQKMQSGRPGVVSLQASWDYFTRVSAVRLQPPLALQPTPPIDCDAVEQAAKLLASARAPMIFVGSGALEASAEVSQLAEVLCAPVVSFRGGRGVVSDEHPLGFTVAAGAKLWPHTDVAVVIGSRFELLDIRWRYVPAGLKLIRIDIDPAEVRRIPAQINVIADAAEGANALVEAVLRVGSPKCRDAAIAEAKAAAEREIQSVQPQLDYLRVIRDVLPRDGFFIEEISQVGFTSIFGFPVYKPRTLVTSGHQGTLGFGFPTALGVKAAHPDKAVVSICGDGGFMFAAQELATAVQYKLNLVTIVFNNNAFGNVYRDQQESFDGRFLGSELVNPDFVKFAESFGVQASRVSTPAQLRPVMEQALAADRPVLIEVTMPRGIEASPWKFLHPTFPH; translated from the coding sequence ATGAAAACCGATTATGAGGCTGTCCAACAGCTTACGGGTGGAGACGCCGTGGTAAAAAGTCTCAGGGTACACGGCGTAGACACGGTTTTTGCGCTCCCCGGCGCGCAAATCTATGGCCTGACTGACGCGTTGGCGCGTCATAGCGAGGCTATTCGTACCCTTGGCGCTCGTCATGAGCAAACTACTGCCTATATGGCATTTGGGTATGCGCGCTCTACAGGTCGGCCGGGGGTTTTCACCGTCGTACCCGGTCCCGGTATTCTTAATGCGAGTGCGGCGATGCTAACAGCTCACGGCTGTAACACGCCGGTATTAGCGCTCACCGGCGATGTGATGAGCGGATTCAAAGACCGAGGCAGAGGGCAACTTCATGAGATGCCTCGGCAGTTGGACGTTCTTCAACATATCGGCAAGTGGGCTGCTCACATTGAACAGCCAACCGATGCGCCCTGGCAGATCGCGCAGGCATTCCAAAAAATGCAGTCCGGTCGACCCGGCGTAGTCTCTCTTCAAGCATCATGGGACTATTTCACACGTGTTTCCGCCGTCAGGTTGCAGCCGCCTCTGGCTTTACAGCCAACGCCACCTATCGACTGTGACGCCGTGGAACAGGCGGCAAAATTGCTGGCTAGCGCGCGGGCGCCGATGATTTTCGTCGGCTCCGGCGCGCTTGAGGCCAGTGCCGAAGTTAGCCAACTGGCGGAAGTACTCTGCGCGCCTGTAGTCAGCTTTCGCGGAGGTCGCGGCGTGGTCTCCGATGAGCATCCTCTTGGCTTTACTGTCGCGGCTGGCGCTAAATTATGGCCGCATACTGATGTGGCCGTCGTCATAGGCTCGCGTTTCGAGTTGCTGGATATTCGCTGGCGGTACGTGCCAGCAGGGCTCAAACTCATTCGCATCGATATTGATCCGGCTGAAGTGCGCCGTATCCCGGCGCAGATCAACGTGATCGCCGATGCCGCCGAAGGGGCTAATGCGCTAGTTGAAGCGGTTCTGCGTGTGGGTTCACCAAAGTGTCGTGACGCTGCGATCGCCGAGGCCAAGGCGGCGGCCGAACGTGAAATACAATCGGTACAACCACAACTTGATTACTTGCGGGTAATTCGCGACGTATTGCCACGCGACGGTTTTTTTATTGAGGAAATTTCCCAGGTTGGTTTTACCTCGATCTTCGGTTTTCCCGTATACAAGCCCCGCACGCTGGTGACGTCTGGACATCAGGGGACATTGGGCTTCGGTTTCCCGACCGCGCTGGGCGTTAAGGCCGCCCATCCCGATAAAGCGGTAGTATCGATCTGTGGGGATGGTGGTTTTATGTTTGCGGCTCAGGAGCTGGCGACTGCCGTACAGTACAAATTGAATTTGGTCACTATCGTTTTCAATAACAATGCGTTTGGCAACGTTTATCGCGATCAGCAGGAGAGCTTCGACGGGCGTTTTCTTGGATCGGAGCTGGTCAACCCTGATTTCGTGAAATTCGCTGAATCTTTTGGCGTGCAGGCCTCGCGGGTTAGTACCCCTGCGCAATTACGCCCTGTGATGGAACAAGCGTTGGCAGCCGATCGACCCGTGTTGATTGAAGTGACTATGCCGCGAGGTATCGAAGCGAGCCCCTGGAAATTCCTGCATCCGACCTTTCCCCATTGA
- a CDS encoding amino acid permease, producing the protein MSRANEPDHALARGLSNRHIQMIGLGGAIGTGLFLGSAGVMKLAGPSLLIGYALAGIVAFLIMRQLGEMLVDEPVSGSLSHFANKYCGGFLGYLTGWNYTAVYILVGMAELTAVGKYIQFWWPDIPSWACAGFFFLLINGLNLLNVKMFGEAEFWFSTIKVVAVIMMIGLGGWLLFGPHPAEGAAVSNLWRHGGFFPNGVSGLVMAIPLIMFAFGGLEMIGFTAGEAKDPEKTIPVAINRVLYRIGIFYIAALAVLLALSPWDTLVASMSAGGDPYSVSPFVMILQQLDVTVAAHLLNVVVLTAALSVYNGSVYCTVRQLHAMASQKNAPSALLKLNGHNMPVNALLVTAAVTGVAVLLNWLSPNGTLGMLMSLVVAATVLNWMLTSYTHLKFRRAKQAARKSTIYKSPLFPLTNYLCIVFILALLAVMALTPEMRISVWLIPLWLLVIYAGYQRIQTRKLAALNVE; encoded by the coding sequence ATGAGCAGAGCTAATGAGCCAGACCATGCGTTGGCGCGAGGTTTATCAAACCGCCATATCCAAATGATTGGTTTGGGCGGCGCGATTGGCACAGGGCTGTTTCTTGGAAGTGCTGGCGTGATGAAACTGGCGGGGCCCAGTCTTCTTATCGGCTATGCTCTGGCAGGCATTGTCGCCTTTCTTATTATGCGTCAGTTGGGGGAGATGCTGGTAGATGAACCTGTATCGGGATCGCTAAGTCATTTTGCTAATAAATACTGTGGGGGGTTTTTAGGTTATTTGACGGGCTGGAATTATACAGCTGTTTATATTCTGGTAGGCATGGCTGAACTTACCGCCGTCGGTAAATATATTCAGTTCTGGTGGCCGGATATTCCAAGCTGGGCCTGCGCTGGATTTTTCTTTCTGCTGATAAATGGTTTGAACTTACTCAACGTTAAGATGTTCGGTGAGGCGGAGTTTTGGTTTTCGACAATTAAAGTCGTGGCTGTCATCATGATGATTGGTCTTGGTGGTTGGTTACTTTTCGGCCCCCATCCCGCTGAAGGCGCGGCAGTCAGTAATCTTTGGCGCCACGGTGGTTTCTTCCCCAACGGCGTCAGTGGATTAGTCATGGCTATTCCACTCATTATGTTCGCATTCGGCGGGTTGGAAATGATCGGGTTTACTGCTGGCGAAGCAAAGGATCCAGAGAAGACCATCCCAGTAGCGATTAATCGAGTCCTCTATCGTATTGGTATTTTCTACATTGCGGCATTGGCTGTTCTCTTGGCGCTGAGCCCATGGGATACGCTCGTCGCGTCGATGTCTGCTGGCGGTGATCCATATAGCGTTAGCCCCTTTGTCATGATTTTACAGCAACTGGATGTCACCGTTGCGGCGCATCTTCTGAACGTTGTGGTCTTAACCGCCGCACTCTCTGTATATAACGGTAGCGTTTATTGTACCGTCAGGCAGCTACATGCGATGGCCAGCCAAAAGAACGCACCGTCTGCGCTCCTAAAGCTCAATGGTCACAATATGCCAGTGAATGCGCTGTTGGTGACGGCTGCTGTTACGGGAGTGGCGGTGTTGCTCAATTGGCTTTCGCCCAATGGCACGCTAGGTATGTTGATGTCTCTGGTTGTCGCAGCGACTGTGCTCAACTGGATGTTGACAAGTTACACTCACTTAAAATTCAGGCGCGCCAAGCAGGCTGCCCGTAAGTCGACAATCTACAAGTCGCCATTATTTCCTCTGACTAACTACTTATGCATCGTGTTTATTCTCGCGCTCCTCGCCGTGATGGCATTGACCCCTGAGATGCGTATTTCAGTCTGGTTGATTCCTCTTTGGTTATTGGTCATATACGCCGGCTATCAAAGAATTCAGACACGTAAGCTCGCCGCACTCAACGTTGAATAA
- a CDS encoding LysR family transcriptional regulator: MTSAFSNLSISQLATLVAVLEARNQSHAAAQLGTSQPALSRHLAQFREAFGDPLLVRQGREYILTERGATLLEPIKMVLEQLQNINTPEQFLPATCKRRFSMAGSDHVAQYILPQLINDLARIAPGVSIDFRPWQANRFDWLSSGEIDLATSMIEDTPADYYGRVIGEDMAVCCMHCHHPLAKEQDLTIDEFMRWPHLKISSGGDKDSFVDTYLRKHNLQRNIKLTVPYYSVAFGMIKGGSDMLLMLPEHIARKWAEQADVCWRPLAFIHHLFRYWVVWHSRTHHSAEQKWFRQFVYSHCRGSQFLSPGNYPPHLLPD; encoded by the coding sequence ATGACTTCCGCTTTCAGTAACCTGAGCATCTCGCAGTTAGCAACGCTGGTTGCGGTTCTTGAAGCTCGCAATCAAAGCCATGCCGCCGCCCAACTTGGTACTAGCCAGCCAGCGCTGAGCCGACATCTGGCCCAGTTTCGTGAGGCGTTTGGCGATCCACTACTGGTACGACAAGGGCGCGAATATATTCTGACTGAACGTGGCGCTACATTGCTTGAGCCGATCAAGATGGTGCTCGAACAGTTGCAGAATATAAATACGCCTGAACAATTTTTACCCGCGACCTGTAAACGCCGCTTTTCAATGGCCGGTTCAGATCATGTTGCGCAGTACATTCTGCCGCAGCTGATTAACGATCTGGCGCGTATTGCGCCTGGTGTAAGTATCGATTTCCGTCCTTGGCAGGCAAACCGCTTTGACTGGTTGTCTAGCGGCGAGATTGATCTGGCCACCAGTATGATTGAGGACACGCCGGCCGATTATTATGGCCGTGTGATTGGCGAGGATATGGCCGTTTGCTGTATGCATTGTCATCATCCCTTAGCGAAGGAACAGGATCTGACAATAGACGAATTCATGCGCTGGCCGCATTTGAAGATAAGCAGCGGTGGAGATAAAGACAGCTTCGTGGATACCTATCTGCGTAAGCATAATTTGCAACGCAATATAAAACTTACCGTCCCTTATTATTCGGTTGCGTTTGGCATGATAAAAGGGGGCAGCGATATGCTCCTCATGCTGCCTGAACATATTGCGCGTAAATGGGCAGAGCAGGCTGACGTTTGCTGGCGGCCGCTTGCATTCATTCATCATCTATTTCGATACTGGGTGGTATGGCACAGTCGTACCCATCATTCCGCCGAACAAAAATGGTTCAGGCAGTTCGTCTATTCGCACTGTCGCGGTTCGCAATTTTTAAGTCCCGGCAACTATCCCCCACATTTACTCCCTGATTAA
- a CDS encoding NAD(P)-dependent oxidoreductase — MAHIALIGASGRVGSRIVKELSDRGHTVTAIARHPEKILALAGVTAKAGDVNDRDTLVKLLAGHDAVVSAVNFRNADPHSLIETVRASGVKRYLVVGGAGGLKVASGERLFDQPDFPDAYRPEASKGIEFYAALREEKELDWVFLSPSAEFVPGERTGKFRVGSDQLLTNEQGSRISFEDYAVAMVDEIEKPAHSRQRFTVGY, encoded by the coding sequence ATGGCACATATCGCATTAATTGGCGCTTCGGGGCGGGTCGGCTCGCGTATTGTTAAGGAGCTTTCCGATCGTGGACACACCGTCACGGCGATCGCGCGCCACCCGGAAAAAATCCTGGCACTTGCTGGCGTTACGGCCAAAGCTGGCGATGTCAACGATCGGGACACGCTGGTCAAACTGCTCGCCGGACATGATGCCGTGGTCAGCGCTGTTAATTTCCGCAACGCGGATCCTCACTCGCTGATCGAGACCGTGCGCGCGTCTGGCGTTAAACGTTATCTCGTGGTGGGCGGTGCCGGTGGCCTAAAAGTAGCCTCAGGCGAGCGCCTGTTCGATCAGCCCGATTTTCCTGATGCGTACCGGCCCGAAGCCAGCAAAGGCATCGAATTTTACGCAGCACTGCGTGAGGAAAAGGAACTGGACTGGGTGTTTCTATCGCCGTCGGCCGAATTCGTGCCGGGCGAACGCACCGGTAAATTCCGCGTAGGTAGTGACCAGTTGCTGACGAACGAGCAGGGTAGTCGCATCTCCTTCGAGGATTACGCCGTCGCTATGGTTGATGAAATCGAGAAACCCGCGCATTCGCGTCAGCGCTTCACGGTCGGCTACTAA
- a CDS encoding winged helix-turn-helix transcriptional regulator: MSTNLPEQTVTSKQSCPIRDVLDRIGDQWSLLILNALARRIMRFNELHRGIGDVSRQTLSRTLKRLESDGYVRRTVYAEVPPRVEYELTELGRSFLNPMQALVQWAKDNHPAICMARQRSSRDNNT, from the coding sequence ATGTCGACAAATCTCCCCGAACAAACCGTTACATCCAAACAGTCCTGCCCCATTCGCGATGTTCTCGACCGGATCGGCGATCAATGGAGTTTGTTAATTCTTAACGCGCTGGCGCGACGGATTATGCGTTTCAATGAGCTTCATCGAGGGATCGGTGATGTCTCGCGTCAGACGCTATCCCGCACGCTCAAGCGGCTCGAAAGCGATGGTTATGTCAGACGAACGGTCTATGCGGAAGTCCCGCCCCGAGTTGAGTACGAATTGACCGAACTCGGCAGATCGTTCCTCAATCCCATGCAGGCGTTGGTTCAGTGGGCCAAAGATAATCACCCCGCCATCTGCATGGCTCGTCAACGTTCAAGTCGAGACAACAATACGTGA